The following proteins come from a genomic window of Corallococcus sp. NCRR:
- a CDS encoding ArsR/SmtB family transcription factor, translated as MDRTMNAGPDLTTLATAVGDATRIRMLELLMEGRALVAKELAFGTGVSPATATAHLQRLEQARLVRATRQGRNKVFRIATPTVARMVEALMTVAVRAPRASATPEPLRAARYCYDHLAGRLGMGITDALLRAGHLSLRKRAFALTPSGEAWFQDFGVDLAPVREQRRHFAHRCLDWSERRDHLAGALGAVLAARVFSLGWVERQPDSRGLIVTPGGQRGLKRHFGLA; from the coding sequence ATGGACCGAACGATGAATGCAGGGCCGGACCTCACGACGTTGGCCACGGCCGTGGGGGATGCCACGCGGATCCGGATGTTGGAGCTGCTGATGGAGGGGCGGGCGCTCGTCGCGAAGGAGCTCGCGTTCGGCACGGGCGTCAGCCCCGCGACGGCGACCGCGCACCTGCAGCGGTTGGAGCAGGCCCGGCTGGTCCGCGCCACGCGGCAGGGGCGCAACAAGGTGTTCCGGATCGCCACGCCCACCGTGGCGCGGATGGTGGAAGCGCTGATGACCGTGGCGGTCCGAGCGCCCCGTGCGTCAGCGACTCCGGAGCCCCTGCGGGCCGCGCGCTACTGCTACGACCATCTGGCGGGCCGACTGGGCATGGGCATCACCGACGCGCTGCTTCGGGCCGGGCACCTCTCCCTCCGCAAACGCGCGTTCGCGCTCACGCCGAGCGGCGAGGCATGGTTCCAGGACTTCGGCGTCGACCTGGCGCCCGTGCGCGAGCAGCGGCGCCACTTCGCCCACCGGTGCCTGGACTGGAGCGAGCGGCGCGATCACCTCGCGGGGGCACTGGGCGCGGTGCTCGCCGCCCGGGTGTTCTCATTGGGGTGGGTGGAGCGTCAGCCCGACTCGCGCGGCCTCATCGTCACGCCTGGAGGACAGCGGGGGCTCAAGCGTCACTTCGGTCTGGCGTAG
- a CDS encoding antibiotic biosynthesis monooxygenase family protein, translated as MIAVIFEVWAHESHRQRYLDLAAELRPLLADIDGFISIERFQSLTEPGKLLSLSYWRDEAAVAEWRRLEAHRDAQREGRGGVFSDYRLRVAHVVRDYGLKDRAAVPADSRTVHG; from the coding sequence ATGATTGCTGTCATCTTCGAGGTCTGGGCACACGAGTCGCATCGGCAGCGGTACCTGGACCTCGCGGCGGAACTGCGCCCACTGCTGGCGGACATCGACGGCTTCATCTCCATCGAGCGGTTCCAGAGCCTCACCGAACCGGGGAAGCTCTTGTCCCTGTCCTACTGGCGCGACGAGGCAGCGGTGGCGGAGTGGCGGCGACTGGAGGCCCACCGTGACGCCCAGCGCGAAGGCCGGGGGGGCGTGTTCAGCGACTACCGCCTGCGGGTGGCGCACGTCGTGCGGGATTACGGCTTGAAGGACCGGGCGGCCGTGCCCGCTGACAGTCGCACCGTGCACGGTTGA
- the proC gene encoding pyrroline-5-carboxylate reductase, whose product MASHSLSAPVVLLGGGKIAEALILGLLRSGHVRPSDLRVTVRRPERGEELRSRHGVHVLMDNAQAVRGAGVILLAVRQAQLRELMAVISPALEPGQTVVSLSADVRLAQLEAALPSCVSVIRALPHTPVRVGAGVTPLTAGIRATETSRQTAESVFAAMGRPMWMTEEALTVCTGVCGTGPAYVFRFVEALAQAAMAHGMDSEEAAALAKETLIGAAKLLAEPGATTPRLITEIATPGGITEAGLMAMDAHGLPRAVGEAVSVAIQRTRERADANATAYARPK is encoded by the coding sequence ATGGCGTCCCATTCCCTCTCTGCTCCCGTCGTCCTCCTGGGAGGCGGCAAGATCGCTGAAGCGCTCATCCTCGGGCTGCTGCGCTCCGGCCACGTGCGTCCTTCGGACCTTCGCGTCACGGTGCGCCGGCCCGAGCGCGGAGAAGAGCTGCGCTCCCGACACGGCGTGCACGTCCTCATGGACAACGCGCAGGCGGTGCGGGGCGCGGGGGTGATCCTGCTGGCGGTGCGGCAGGCACAGCTGCGCGAGCTGATGGCGGTCATCTCGCCGGCTCTGGAGCCAGGGCAGACCGTGGTGTCGCTCTCCGCGGACGTTCGGCTCGCTCAGTTGGAAGCGGCGCTGCCCTCCTGCGTCTCTGTCATCCGCGCCCTGCCCCATACGCCCGTGCGCGTGGGAGCAGGCGTGACGCCCCTGACGGCCGGAATCCGTGCGACGGAGACCTCGAGACAGACGGCCGAGTCAGTCTTCGCGGCGATGGGACGGCCGATGTGGATGACCGAGGAGGCGCTCACGGTCTGCACGGGTGTGTGCGGCACGGGCCCCGCGTATGTCTTCCGCTTCGTGGAAGCCCTCGCGCAGGCCGCCATGGCGCACGGGATGGACTCGGAGGAAGCGGCGGCGCTCGCGAAGGAAACGCTCATTGGCGCGGCGAAGCTGCTGGCCGAGCCCGGCGCCACCACGCCTCGCCTCATCACGGAGATAGCCACCCCGGGCGGCATCACCGAAGCGGGACTGATGGCGATGGACGCCCACGGCCTCCCTCGCGCCGTGGGCGAAGCGGTCTCCGTCGCCATCCAGCGCACCCGTGAGCGCGCGGACGCGAACGCCACGGCCTACGCCAGACCGAAGTGA
- a CDS encoding alpha/beta fold hydrolase → MRRLLLCLPLLACVTTKSVPVPASADSSALHQVKRVKVAEGVELELLDFGGQGPALVFLSGLRNTGHVFDTFAPEFTAAHHVYAVTRRGFGSSSWPEQGYDTATLGEDVVQVLEGLGIAKASFVGHSVAGPELTWVATHHPERVEKVVYLDVRTNGDLLAEFLSVLPMPPPSEPAPEDVASRAALAAAVARDVGGAFPAHEIDEANEFDPKTGHYLRDRKWPHAEERVMKGFSKVDFAAVTAPVLFLYVDQPRFGRVEDLPGFSQMDPPVQEKLRTLSARALQREAEMMSVMSMPNWKGIKLEHARHYVWLTHHDEVLREMKTFLETF, encoded by the coding sequence ATGCGAAGACTCCTCCTCTGCTTGCCGCTGTTGGCCTGTGTGACGACGAAGTCCGTCCCGGTCCCGGCTTCTGCCGACTCCAGCGCGTTGCATCAGGTGAAGCGGGTGAAGGTGGCCGAGGGGGTCGAGCTGGAGCTGCTCGACTTCGGAGGCCAGGGACCCGCGCTCGTCTTCCTGTCGGGCCTGCGCAACACGGGCCACGTGTTCGACACCTTCGCGCCGGAGTTCACCGCGGCCCATCACGTCTACGCCGTCACCCGCCGGGGGTTTGGCTCGTCGAGCTGGCCCGAGCAGGGCTACGACACCGCCACCCTGGGCGAGGACGTCGTCCAGGTGCTGGAAGGGCTGGGAATCGCGAAGGCGTCATTCGTGGGCCACTCCGTCGCCGGGCCAGAGCTCACCTGGGTGGCAACCCATCACCCGGAGCGCGTGGAGAAGGTGGTCTACCTGGACGTGAGGACCAACGGTGACCTGTTGGCGGAGTTCCTTTCGGTCCTGCCCATGCCTCCTCCGAGCGAGCCCGCTCCCGAGGACGTGGCCTCACGCGCCGCGCTCGCCGCCGCGGTCGCGCGTGACGTCGGAGGAGCGTTTCCCGCGCACGAGATCGACGAGGCGAACGAGTTCGATCCGAAGACGGGGCACTACCTGCGCGACCGCAAGTGGCCGCACGCGGAGGAGCGGGTGATGAAGGGGTTCTCGAAGGTGGACTTCGCGGCCGTGACGGCGCCCGTGCTCTTCCTCTACGTGGATCAGCCTCGGTTCGGGCGGGTGGAGGACCTCCCAGGCTTCTCCCAAATGGACCCTCCCGTGCAGGAGAAGTTGAGGACCCTGAGCGCCAGGGCGCTCCAGCGGGAGGCTGAAATGATGAGCGTGATGAGCATGCCGAACTGGAAGGGCATCAAGCTCGAGCACGCGCGGCACTACGTCTGGCTCACCCACCATGACGAGGTGCTGCGCGAGATGAAGACCTTCCTCGAGACATTTTGA
- a CDS encoding cytochrome P450, giving the protein MTPPTDPYQAVTHADPYPYYAELRARGGLHRAPGFGPWIAADAATVRAVLTSEHCRVRPRSEPVPAHLVGTAAGALFGRLVRMNDGGPYPAVKQTLARALPEALREVEAESRRQAARLFATPSRIRLPDAALQLPVFVLGSLLGFPEDTLEASVRDVDAYVRSVAGSPGDSESAARLNGRVAACFQSTARTAFTARLMEGHGPEDLRIPNAVGLLTQAYEATAGLLGATLRAFACVPGLHEQLSQGACTLDDVVQEAARHDSPVQNTRRFTHAAATVAGQALEAGETLVVVLAAANRDPLANPQPDAFLPRRAARQTFTFGLGSHACPGHLLATAMTTAAVERMLASGLDLSPLSGPVTWRASTNTRVLGGLE; this is encoded by the coding sequence ATGACACCGCCCACCGACCCGTATCAGGCCGTCACCCATGCCGACCCATACCCCTACTACGCGGAGCTTCGAGCCCGGGGCGGACTGCACCGCGCCCCCGGCTTCGGGCCATGGATCGCCGCGGATGCGGCCACCGTCCGCGCGGTGCTCACGAGCGAGCACTGCCGGGTCCGGCCACGGTCGGAGCCCGTGCCCGCGCATCTGGTGGGCACCGCCGCCGGAGCCCTCTTCGGACGGCTGGTGCGGATGAACGACGGTGGCCCCTACCCCGCCGTGAAGCAGACGCTCGCACGCGCGCTGCCGGAGGCGCTGCGGGAGGTCGAAGCGGAGAGCCGCCGCCAGGCGGCACGGCTGTTCGCGACGCCATCGCGGATACGACTGCCGGACGCCGCCCTCCAACTCCCCGTGTTCGTGCTGGGGTCGCTGCTGGGCTTCCCGGAGGACACGCTGGAAGCGAGCGTGCGAGACGTGGATGCCTATGTCCGCTCGGTCGCCGGTTCCCCTGGTGACAGCGAGAGCGCGGCGAGGCTGAACGGCCGCGTGGCCGCCTGTTTCCAGTCCACGGCGAGGACCGCGTTCACGGCCCGGCTCATGGAAGGCCACGGTCCGGAGGACCTGCGCATCCCCAACGCCGTGGGCCTGCTCACCCAGGCGTATGAAGCGACGGCCGGTCTCCTGGGCGCGACGCTGCGGGCCTTCGCCTGTGTGCCCGGGCTGCATGAACAGCTCTCACAGGGCGCGTGCACGCTGGATGACGTGGTCCAGGAAGCGGCTCGCCACGATTCCCCGGTCCAGAACACGCGACGCTTCACCCATGCCGCCGCGACCGTCGCGGGTCAGGCGCTGGAAGCCGGTGAGACCCTCGTCGTCGTGCTGGCCGCCGCGAATCGGGATCCGCTGGCGAATCCGCAGCCCGACGCCTTCCTGCCACGGCGGGCGGCGCGCCAGACCTTCACCTTCGGCCTGGGCTCGCATGCCTGTCCCGGGCACCTGCTCGCGACGGCGATGACCACCGCGGCGGTGGAGCGCATGCTCGCGAGCGGTCTGGACCTGTCGCCGCTGTCGGGGCCCGTCACCTGGCGTGCGTCCACCAACACCCGCGTCCTGGGAGGACTGGAATGA